The window actgactgcatggaaaatgcttgtgtattacctggccagcaggctcaccccatggaggtgatcttgggggctttgtaggaggatccagccttgctccttctccataacagtcagctcggaacggcagccaacacagagaagcagcatctttatagcctccactgcagagctagattcaaacaacacaccagcgtgactgagtgccaggagccccctcatggtaggtctgtcagggagtgacggattcacttgtgtgtggaaagacacaccaatggtttaaatagagcttaggaaggcacaggttcgtgactggggttcctaggcactatagtaatacaatttaataatatgaagaaagagaaagagttctgagcaaatcctacagacaattgcacatcagcactagggcatgtcaatgtcacagaacaggagaagttccgccctttagtgtcggacccacattcctttgacacactggcaaattggctcccactaatttctccccatagctgctgggatagtctttctacttcctctgcagtgcattggtcggtatgtcatttaccactgagagacacccttgcaacctaagccctgcctgctaactccctcagaattagagagttatggaaaacctgcaggggccacatgagagctggagaagagaactatgacttctctatgactgtccatgtaattagaccgttgactttccagtaggcgcagtacctggtgtggaggctctgccggctgctttcccttccagagactttatcccctggtatgctctgtcccaggctgaaatggatttcaaCAAGAAgcgccattagcagctgaggatagaggcgggttgtggcatctctggacttgctcaccgagatcatctcatagagggcgcatgtagcctgaagagggaacaagacagacacaagcttacttggaaatcctactccctcctgcgtcagttctcaggacttcctgcttctgtgctacgaaactcccctgattcatggaga of the Chrysemys picta bellii isolate R12L10 unplaced genomic scaffold, ASM1138683v2 scaf2316, whole genome shotgun sequence genome contains:
- the LOC135980239 gene encoding maestro heat-like repeat-containing protein family member 7, which translates into the protein MISVSKSRDATTRLYPQLLMALLVEIHFSLGQSIPGDKVSGRESSRQSLHTSSAVEAIKMLLLCVGCRSELTVMEKEQGWILLQSPQDHLHGVSLLARAMVHYACPETTRMLLDLVIPLLDRGDKKHRLTMMAFFVEVSFIS